The following nucleotide sequence is from Takifugu flavidus isolate HTHZ2018 chromosome 4, ASM371156v2, whole genome shotgun sequence.
aaagaaaaaatatataatagtTCTAAGCTTATTAAATGACCTATAAGAAATTGTTGATTATTAAAACACAAGTGTAGGCcattcaaaaaaaagaaaaataaagaaccaCAAGCATGAAATGAAAtacaaaagttgttttttctaaaATACGAAGGATCTGAAATAATATTCTCATCATCCTTACATCACCATGTCAAACACACCACATTGTGTGTTACGCTATTTATCTTCATTGTCTTTACTGGATTCCGTCACTGTTTCCACATGAGACGGGGCTTTTGCCGTCTCTGCCAGTGAGGGCGCCTCCACTTCTTCATCTTCTACTTCTGAATCTAAATCAGCTGTGGCGTCTTGGTACTGCTGGTACTCGGACACCAGGTCGTTGAGGTTGCTCTCTGCCTCAGAGAACTCCATTTCATCCATACCCTCACCAGTATACCAGTGGAGAAAAGCTTTGCGTCGGAACATCAGGGAGAACTGCTCACCCACACGTCGGAATATCTCCTGAATGGCCGTGTTATTGCCGATGAACGTGGAGGCCATTTTGAGGCCCCGGGGTGGGATGTCACACACCGCGACCTTGACGTTGTGGGGGATCCAGTCCACAAAatagctgctgtttttctgttgcaTTAGAAGCATCTGCTCATCTACTTGCTTTGTGGACATCCGTCCACGGAACATGGCAGCTACTGTGAGGTAGCGCCCTCGCCGAGGGTCGCAGGCTGTCATCATGTTGCGGGCATCAAACATTTGTTGGGTGAGCTCTGGTACACTGAGGGCCCGATACTGTTGGCTGCCTCTGGGGGTCAGGGGGGCAAATCCCGGCATGAAGAAGTGGAGGCGAGGGAAAGGAACCATGTTGACCGCCAGCTTTCTCAGATCTGCGTTGAGCTGCCCGGGGAATCTCAGGGAGGTCGTGACACCGCTCATAGTCATGCAGACCAAGTGGTTGAGATCCCCGTAGGTCGGCGTGGTCAGTTTCAGCGTGCGGAAGCAGATGTCGTAGAGGGCCTCGTTGTCGATGCAGAACGTCTCGTCTGTGTTCTCAAGGAGTTGGTGCACCGACAGTGTGGCGTTGTACGGCTCCACTACTGTGTCGGACACTTTTGGCGAGggcatgatgctgaaagtgTTCATGATGCGATCGGGGTACTCCTCTCGGATTTTGTTGATGATGAGGGTACCCATGCCGGAGCCAGTGCCTCCCCCTAGAGAGTGAACCAGCTGGAAGCCCTGCAGGCAATCACAGCTTTCGCTCTCATTCCTCACCCTGTCAatcacctgctccaccagctctgcGCCCTCCGTATAATGACCTTTTGCCCAGTTATTGCCAGCTCCGGAGTTCCCTGCGACACCAAAACAGAAAATTACTGGAAAGGGCGTACCAATACATATATAATACAtagtagaatttttttttttaaaaactatgtGGTCAgataaatgttaaaaaaggattttagaGATTCTCTTATTCCAAATAATAGGAAATTTTAGTGAATAAGAAAAATGTTTCTGCACATACATGTTCTCTATATTTATCCACTCTCAAGAGACTTCATAACACTTCTCATATAAATGGATAATTTTGAATTTCTATTCTTTCATGATttggtggttttttttcttctcaccaTGAATGAAATTGTCTGGCCTGAAAAGACTCCCGATGCGGCTTCCTCTTATACTGTCCATCGTACCAGGCTCCAGGTCAACAAGCACAGCCCTGGGGACATATTTACCACCTGCATGCACACAGGATGGTTACAAGGAAGTCAGAATgtatttttagaattttacttaacgttttacttttacttttactttttttttttttttttttacaaagtgtTTTAATGAACAATTTAGCATGTCGTTTACCATGTGCCTCATTGAAGTAGACATTAAGCCTCTCCAGTAGTAGGTCACTGTCCCCTTCATACATGCCTGTTGCATTGAGCCCATGTTCATTACTGATGACCTCCCAAAACTAGAAAGACAAAAATATAGTGTTATCACATGTACACATCAGCACAAATTGTTTAAGAATAAATATATCCACAGAATCGTAAATAGATAAAGATAAAATATTGTAATGCTATGTAGCTATATATGACCTTCAGAATATTTTATTCTCAAGTTAAAGAAATCTGCAAAATCTTCATACTTTCAGTGTATTTTATGTTGGGCATGATGGAAAAAAGGTCCCACCCACAGCAGTGTGACTTTAGTCCTTATCTTTCccccaaatattgacaggaaACACCCTGAGCGGCAACTGTTGGTTTAGCAGTACAATTGGAGTGTTATCATATACTaatgtaattttttaaaaattattgcATCATTTAACTACTTAAACGTTCTTAGCAACAATAAGTAGAACTGCTTGCTGACAGAAAATTATATTTAAGCATAAGTATATGCTGACAGATATTTGTACAACCCATTTAAGCCTTGTACTGTAAGTATTATAATATTATAGAGTTTTTAATTTACCTTTGAGCCAATCTGGTTTCCACATTGTCCAATTTGCAGATGCACAATTTCACGCATGATGACCAGTCTACAGTACACAAAGTAGCTCTCCGATAGGTCCCAGCCCTCTGGCAAGTCTTTTATAAACTAccagaaatgacatcatcagcgaTGGTAGGAAGTTAAAATATGATAGCGTCCTCAAAATGACCAGTACCAAAACTCTGAATAATCCAAGCAGAAAAAGTCCCAAAAAGTATTTTGTAATGATTATCAGTTTAATAATATTTAAGTGtacctttttatttgtttaattttacatttagaCGTTTGGAATCTAAATAGTTAAATCAATTAATGTATAGGCTATTCCAAAGTATCCACAAAAGGTAGTAGAATTAGGttttaaattatttgttttttcttgatgaaataatcttttaattaaaaaaagattagaTAAATACAATCCACCAGGTGGCAGTGTTTTACAATCATTGGGCGTTTGGAGCttaacagcagaagaagaaactgctGCGATTACTGATGTGGAAGAAACAGTGATAGTTttcaaataatttttttttaaaaaagaatcttTGTAAAAGAATGCTCTCCAGAATTTAGCTGATGCAAGTTTGTTCGCGTTACATGACAAGACGGTTGACAATTTTATAACATTCTCAATTGAAATACAGCCCCGCACACCATGACGTCATGTGTAGTAAACCGACGGGCAATTTAAGTATTACTttgtcagttgttttttttaaaattcaaattaattatAAGTCATTAAGCTGTGAACATGAGGTAACGAAATCAGAACAAAATGTAGCTTTAATCGTTAATTAAACAAATCAAATAAACGAAATAAAAGTGGAATGAATGTTCTAACCAAAAATGAATCTCTAAATTATAGACCTAACCAACAAAAGGCAAATAATTCACAGACATATTTCACCAATGGCTTTGAAACCAATCATATActtacattttcatttattctatATTTTGTAAGATCATGtccattttaaatatatctGGAAACTTGTTCATCGAGCtctaatgtttttgttttcttttggttggtttttggtggtggcggcggcggtgggggaTTTTATGAGGACGGTCTTTAAAATAGCAAAATTTGGGGAACAGTAAAAATGATAGTAGTTGTTTTACTGACTTAATTTACATCTGAAAAGAACCATTGATTTTTGTCCTGATAGTGTGActttcaaaacaaacattttttaaaggaCATTTGGGTCACATGCATCAAACAATGGAGGCCACTAAACTGTCCATCTATAGTCAGGTGATCAGAGAATTTAAATATAATATGAATAATTTGTACAAagtaaaaacagacaaagaaacgaagaggggaaaaaacttcATGGACAAAAGTGTTTTATACAAGCATGTTCTTTAGGATGCAGACTGAAAGTCCTTCAGGGCTGCGCGTTACCTTCAGATCTCATTATCAGCGTTGAACTTTTGACTGACTTTTGATTTGAGCTTTTGATTGagcgttttcctttttttacgcCCTCAACGCCACGACTTTTGTAACGCTTTCGGCGTCATTAACTTGCTTTTTGGCTGGCTGTGCTGATATTCGCCGCTCTTTAAAGAGGGCGCCTCTCCCCTTCTGGGGCGCCGCTTCATGATGCTCTGAGCGATCATGTGATCCATCGCTGCTTCATCCCAGATGCGTCAAGCTGCGCAGCGGAAGTAACCACAAGTCACTTACAACTACATTCGACGTAAGAGCATGAAATAGCGGCCCCAGCACACGTGCACTCTACTGCACATtacaaataaaaaggaaaatcagatACTTTTTATAGCCCCCATTAAACCCAAAAGTGCGTTTTGTTTTCGAAACGATATTTCCATTCTAAAATATTGGTGTGATATAGAATCagtagaattaaaaaaaaaaattgagctCTGAGGTGTGCCAaaatacatacacatatacacgTATGTGTAAACCCGTCTATCCATATTAGCATTCTGTATAACAGATGTAAGAACCATGTTATAATTCGATTATCGACATTCATCTCTCGTAAACCTCCATTTGGCAGCGTGTCGCGCTTCGTTTTCGATCGTTTCTCTTCGcaggtggttttattttgaaaggcccAATCAGGAAGTAGAGAATGTCCCCGCGCACAGTGCAACCACGTTCGTTCCAGGGTTCCGTGAGAGCTGTTTGCCCCACCCCACCTTTTCAACTCTATCTATCTCAACATACAAATCTGAGAGACAAAATGGAGCAAAATAATGCACAGTAACTCAGAGGACCAACGCGAAAAAGCCGCTGACATCTCCCCGAATGTTTCACCGGAGCAGCTGCGGCCTGTCGGcgatttatgaaaaaaaaaaacggctcGCCGCTGGACCAGTGATTGAAAACGCCGTGCACATGTAACTATAATCTATCAACGGGAGTCCAAAAAGCCGAAAGACTTTGACAGTAGGCTGCAGCTGGGCTGAAAGTAAAGGGGGATTTCCACTCATATCACCTGGATATTGCATTCGGATCAAGGACACCCATTCGCCGAAAAGCGCATTCAGTCGCTCggagaagtttttttttcccccctcgatGTGAGGAGAAATACAAATTAACGATACCGAGAGAAAAGGGACGGATACGGGGCCTGTGGTCGGGTCTGATCAAACCCTCTGAAAAAGACCAAACCAGCATCTGTTCGCGGGGGAGAGGAAATCGTGTTGACGTCGACCAAATATCAGGATATTATCGATCCGGATCGCTTGCAGCCTCCGGAGAACATCGTATGATGTGACGGCTTTTGAGCGAAGGTTGTTGCAGAGAAGCAAAGCCCCGGTGTACCCCTGTCATTTACATGCCGTCATTTCAAGAGGGAATATTTAtgtatatagatagatagatataaaCTCTCCCACCCGCCCACTGATGTGATTTAAGCCAGAGAAGGTATCGCGAATTGTCCCTAAAAATAACCTATACTATCTATAAttaacagagggagagaggaaagggaagaTCTAGCTTTGGTTGTGAGTGAAAATGAATGACACTGTGAGAGCTCTACCAAGGAAGGGCTCCGGGGGAGACATTCACTGAAAAAAGATCAGATTGCAGCCCTAAATTTTGGTTTAAACGACCGTGCAAGGTGGCGTTGACATGCAACAAATTCATCCACGACCACCCTCGCGTCGACGTCGATGACTTCACTGCGGATTTCCATCCCAAAGCCCCAGACTCGCACGCCGCT
It contains:
- the tubb1 gene encoding tubulin beta-1 chain, translating into MREIVHLQIGQCGNQIGSKFWEVISNEHGLNATGMYEGDSDLLLERLNVYFNEAHGGKYVPRAVLVDLEPGTMDSIRGSRIGSLFRPDNFIHGNSGAGNNWAKGHYTEGAELVEQVIDRVRNESESCDCLQGFQLVHSLGGGTGSGMGTLIINKIREEYPDRIMNTFSIMPSPKVSDTVVEPYNATLSVHQLLENTDETFCIDNEALYDICFRTLKLTTPTYGDLNHLVCMTMSGVTTSLRFPGQLNADLRKLAVNMVPFPRLHFFMPGFAPLTPRGSQQYRALSVPELTQQMFDARNMMTACDPRRGRYLTVAAMFRGRMSTKQVDEQMLLMQQKNSSYFVDWIPHNVKVAVCDIPPRGLKMASTFIGNNTAIQEIFRRVGEQFSLMFRRKAFLHWYTGEGMDEMEFSEAESNLNDLVSEYQQYQDATADLDSEVEDEEVEAPSLAETAKAPSHVETVTESSKDNEDK